The proteins below are encoded in one region of Belonocnema kinseyi isolate 2016_QV_RU_SX_M_011 chromosome 3, B_treatae_v1, whole genome shotgun sequence:
- the LOC117170102 gene encoding high affinity cAMP-specific and IBMX-insensitive 3',5'-cyclic phosphodiesterase 8 isoform X2 has protein sequence MYGGEMCDTKRLTHPKLFISGPTGSDDACANEQQTDSWFTSFLRLFCRRMRKEWPANIDKSLVKETSTLFLSGIGPQDVNPNWLSSNIPDTVRVLLVFGKEDQQLEVLASVARKINWHVSIAKNLDTAVQMFQNQFHDLVIIDHRGLHGQETCRALRSTNCHPSSVIIALVKKSFFKIADEKEGISAVRLLDVGFTRALMECSHNKILVNELLEIYTSAIRPKTQLAAAHALYLAVDRCRDMVHVTNEQHILQFANKVSEKLLGYKMEELVGTCLAEIITCEHFVLMDQQLQRGREFEGNMNCIRKTKDTITINCRIIPFCAYGRKPTHYIYVHDTTYLLENLGLGPTHMGFHQNPREEKSLRRGSFDVKSLGSDTQRRGSLAKLNLEAPITKVMILLNNAMSEATNPEVAMQIDKAIETLKSTELYAPVMKEDTKIVHDPVTSDLIGALISAPQYKDCRKSSHDSTGRISTVKLFSHGNIKTQAKTLRAPHEIDELLDMCMDWDFDIFKLEVLSGMRPLVFLGLTIMNQYQVAAELGCDERTLQNWLTVIEANYRSENSYHNSSHAADVLQAISKYMKSERLKPILNPLDEAAALLAAAAHDLDHPGRSSQFLCNSNNKLAILYNDLTVLESHHASLTFKLTLSDENVNIFKNLEREDYKMLRQNIIDMILATEMTKHFEHLAKFVNVCSTRGDTQSECYSDVDMSVLLLPENITLVKRMMIKCADVSNPTRPLRSCVEWTRRIAEEYFNQTDEEKVNKLPVVMPMFDRQTCSIPKSQIGFIDYIITDLIEAWSAFIDMPEMVGHMRQNYERWKEYHEQGISSLRDVELLQQTPELGIYKLPGCQ, from the exons ATGTATGGTGGAGAAATGTGTGATACGAAACGATTAACGCATCCCAAATTGTTTATTTCGGGTCCCACTGGAAGTGACGACGCTTGCGCTAATGAGCAACAAACTGATTCTTGGTTTACAAGTTTTCTTAGACTATTCTGTAGACGAATGCGTAAAGAATGGCCTGCAAATATTGATAAGAGTCTTGTCAAGGAAacttctacattatttttatctGGG ATAGGACCTCAAGATGTTAATCCTAACTGGCTGAGCTCTAATATACCCGATACTGTTAGG GTTTTATTAGTATTCGGAAAGGAAGATCAGCAGTTAGAGGTTCTTGCTTCAGTAGCAAGAAAAATAAACTGGCATGTCTCGATTGCAAAAAATTTAGACACTGCAGTCCAGATGTTCCAAAATCAATTTCACGATTTAGTGATAATTGATCACAGAGGATTACATGGTCAAGAAACTTGCAG GGCCCTCAGGAGCACAAATTGCCATCCTAGTTCTGTTATCATAGCACTGGTAAAAAAGTC atttttcaagattgcaGATGAGAAGGAAGGAATTTCTGCTGTACGTTTATTGGACGTTGGATTTACTAGA gcCCTTATGGAGTGCTCCCATAACAAGATATTAGTAAATGAACTCTTAGAAATATATACAAGTGCGATCAGGCCAAAAACTCAACTCGCCGCCGCGCATGCGCTCTACTTAGCAGTTGACAGATGTAGGGATATGGTTCATGTAACAAATGAGCAACATATCTTGCAG TTTGCAAACAAAGTCAGTGAAAAATTACTGGGATACAAAATGGAAGAATTGGTTGGAACATGCCTAGCTGAGATTATAACGTGcgaacattttgttttaatggaTCAACAATTACAAAGGGGTCGTGAATTCGAAGGAAAcatgaattgtataagaaaaactAAGGACACGATTACCATAAATTGTAGGATAATACCATTCTGTGCATATGGAAG AAAACCAACGCATTACATTTACGTGCACGACACAacatatttgttggaaaatttaggATTAGGACCTACACACATGGGATTTCATCAAAATCCTAGAGAAGAGAAATCCTTAAGAAGAGGCTCTTTTGATGTCAAATCTCTCGGAAGCGACA CACAGAGGCGAGGTAGTTTGGCAAAATTGAATTTAGAAGCACCAATCACAAAAGTCATGATTCTGCTAAACAATGCCATGTCAGAAGCAACGAATCCAGAAGTCGCTATGCAAATAGACAAA gcaATTGAGACACTCAAAAGTACCGAATTATATGCACCAGTTATGAAGGAAGACACCAAAATAGTTCATGATCCTGTGACGTCAGACTTAATTGGAGCTTTGATTTCT gcaCCTCAATATAAAGATTGTCGAAAATCATCGCATGATTCTACTGGCAGAATATCAACAGTCAAGCTTTTTTCTCATGGAAATATCAAGACGCAagccaaaactttacgggctcctcACGAAATAGACGAATTACTTGATATGTGTATGGATTGGGATTTCGATATTTTCAAATTGGAGGTTTTGTCTGGCATGAG ACCTTTGGTTTTCTTAGGATTAACAATTATGAATCAGTATCAGGTGGCCGCCGAGCTTGGTTGTGATGAAAGGACACTGCAAAATTGGTTAACGGTAATAGAAGCCAATTATAGGTCAGAAAATAGTTATCACAATTCTTCCCATGCAGCTGACGTATTACAGGCtatatcaaaatacatgaaatctgaaagattaaaaccaattttaaatcctttggatgAAGCAGCAGCTCTCCTGGCTGCTGCTGCTCATGATCTTGATCATCCCGGAAGATCAAG CCAGTTTCTTTGTAATTCGAATAATAAATTGGCGATTTTATACAACGATCTTACGGTTCTGGAATCCCATCATGCATCACTGACATTCAAATTGACATTGTCAgatgaaaatgttaatattttcaag AATTTAGAGAGAGAAGATTACAAAATGTTGAGGCAAAATATTATAGATATGATTCTTGCGACTGAAATGACAAAACATTTTGAGCATCTAGCAAAATTCGTCAATGTCTGCAGCACTAGAGGAGATACACAGTCTGAG tgTTATTCAGACGTAGACATGTCTGTGCTCCTATTACCAGAAAATATCACCTTAGTAAAAAGGATGATGATCAAATGTGCAGATGTGTCAAATCCAACGCGACCCTTAAGAAGTTGTGTCGAATGGACGAGAAGAATTGCTGAAGAGTATTTCAATCAG ACTGATGAAGAAAAGGTTAACAAATTGCCAGTAGTAATGCCCATGTTTGACAGACAAACCTGCTCTATTCCTAAATCCCAAATAGGCTTCATAGATTATATAATTACGGACCTGATTGAAGCATGGAGTG CATTCATCGATATGCCAGAAATGGTTGGACATATGAGGCAAAACTACGAAAGGTGGAAAGAATATCAT GAACAAGGAATATCTTCTCTACGAGACGTGGAGCTGTTACAACAAACGCCGGAATTGGGGATTTATAAGTTACCTGGTTGTCAATAG
- the LOC117170102 gene encoding high affinity cAMP-specific and IBMX-insensitive 3',5'-cyclic phosphodiesterase 8 isoform X1 has translation MSNIILISIDVSESSKDLDNELYVWTEKDHQNLFGLKCKLNETKNEADESESQMDNNGWNVSDSSAFDQFMSSGDDLDYPVIGPQDVNPNWLSSNIPDTVRVLLVFGKEDQQLEVLASVARKINWHVSIAKNLDTAVQMFQNQFHDLVIIDHRGLHGQETCRALRSTNCHPSSVIIALVKKSFFKIADEKEGISAVRLLDVGFTRALMECSHNKILVNELLEIYTSAIRPKTQLAAAHALYLAVDRCRDMVHVTNEQHILQFANKVSEKLLGYKMEELVGTCLAEIITCEHFVLMDQQLQRGREFEGNMNCIRKTKDTITINCRIIPFCAYGRKPTHYIYVHDTTYLLENLGLGPTHMGFHQNPREEKSLRRGSFDVKSLGSDTQRRGSLAKLNLEAPITKVMILLNNAMSEATNPEVAMQIDKAIETLKSTELYAPVMKEDTKIVHDPVTSDLIGALISAPQYKDCRKSSHDSTGRISTVKLFSHGNIKTQAKTLRAPHEIDELLDMCMDWDFDIFKLEVLSGMRPLVFLGLTIMNQYQVAAELGCDERTLQNWLTVIEANYRSENSYHNSSHAADVLQAISKYMKSERLKPILNPLDEAAALLAAAAHDLDHPGRSSQFLCNSNNKLAILYNDLTVLESHHASLTFKLTLSDENVNIFKNLEREDYKMLRQNIIDMILATEMTKHFEHLAKFVNVCSTRGDTQSECYSDVDMSVLLLPENITLVKRMMIKCADVSNPTRPLRSCVEWTRRIAEEYFNQTDEEKVNKLPVVMPMFDRQTCSIPKSQIGFIDYIITDLIEAWSAFIDMPEMVGHMRQNYERWKEYHEQGISSLRDVELLQQTPELGIYKLPGCQ, from the exons ATAGGACCTCAAGATGTTAATCCTAACTGGCTGAGCTCTAATATACCCGATACTGTTAGG GTTTTATTAGTATTCGGAAAGGAAGATCAGCAGTTAGAGGTTCTTGCTTCAGTAGCAAGAAAAATAAACTGGCATGTCTCGATTGCAAAAAATTTAGACACTGCAGTCCAGATGTTCCAAAATCAATTTCACGATTTAGTGATAATTGATCACAGAGGATTACATGGTCAAGAAACTTGCAG GGCCCTCAGGAGCACAAATTGCCATCCTAGTTCTGTTATCATAGCACTGGTAAAAAAGTC atttttcaagattgcaGATGAGAAGGAAGGAATTTCTGCTGTACGTTTATTGGACGTTGGATTTACTAGA gcCCTTATGGAGTGCTCCCATAACAAGATATTAGTAAATGAACTCTTAGAAATATATACAAGTGCGATCAGGCCAAAAACTCAACTCGCCGCCGCGCATGCGCTCTACTTAGCAGTTGACAGATGTAGGGATATGGTTCATGTAACAAATGAGCAACATATCTTGCAG TTTGCAAACAAAGTCAGTGAAAAATTACTGGGATACAAAATGGAAGAATTGGTTGGAACATGCCTAGCTGAGATTATAACGTGcgaacattttgttttaatggaTCAACAATTACAAAGGGGTCGTGAATTCGAAGGAAAcatgaattgtataagaaaaactAAGGACACGATTACCATAAATTGTAGGATAATACCATTCTGTGCATATGGAAG AAAACCAACGCATTACATTTACGTGCACGACACAacatatttgttggaaaatttaggATTAGGACCTACACACATGGGATTTCATCAAAATCCTAGAGAAGAGAAATCCTTAAGAAGAGGCTCTTTTGATGTCAAATCTCTCGGAAGCGACA CACAGAGGCGAGGTAGTTTGGCAAAATTGAATTTAGAAGCACCAATCACAAAAGTCATGATTCTGCTAAACAATGCCATGTCAGAAGCAACGAATCCAGAAGTCGCTATGCAAATAGACAAA gcaATTGAGACACTCAAAAGTACCGAATTATATGCACCAGTTATGAAGGAAGACACCAAAATAGTTCATGATCCTGTGACGTCAGACTTAATTGGAGCTTTGATTTCT gcaCCTCAATATAAAGATTGTCGAAAATCATCGCATGATTCTACTGGCAGAATATCAACAGTCAAGCTTTTTTCTCATGGAAATATCAAGACGCAagccaaaactttacgggctcctcACGAAATAGACGAATTACTTGATATGTGTATGGATTGGGATTTCGATATTTTCAAATTGGAGGTTTTGTCTGGCATGAG ACCTTTGGTTTTCTTAGGATTAACAATTATGAATCAGTATCAGGTGGCCGCCGAGCTTGGTTGTGATGAAAGGACACTGCAAAATTGGTTAACGGTAATAGAAGCCAATTATAGGTCAGAAAATAGTTATCACAATTCTTCCCATGCAGCTGACGTATTACAGGCtatatcaaaatacatgaaatctgaaagattaaaaccaattttaaatcctttggatgAAGCAGCAGCTCTCCTGGCTGCTGCTGCTCATGATCTTGATCATCCCGGAAGATCAAG CCAGTTTCTTTGTAATTCGAATAATAAATTGGCGATTTTATACAACGATCTTACGGTTCTGGAATCCCATCATGCATCACTGACATTCAAATTGACATTGTCAgatgaaaatgttaatattttcaag AATTTAGAGAGAGAAGATTACAAAATGTTGAGGCAAAATATTATAGATATGATTCTTGCGACTGAAATGACAAAACATTTTGAGCATCTAGCAAAATTCGTCAATGTCTGCAGCACTAGAGGAGATACACAGTCTGAG tgTTATTCAGACGTAGACATGTCTGTGCTCCTATTACCAGAAAATATCACCTTAGTAAAAAGGATGATGATCAAATGTGCAGATGTGTCAAATCCAACGCGACCCTTAAGAAGTTGTGTCGAATGGACGAGAAGAATTGCTGAAGAGTATTTCAATCAG ACTGATGAAGAAAAGGTTAACAAATTGCCAGTAGTAATGCCCATGTTTGACAGACAAACCTGCTCTATTCCTAAATCCCAAATAGGCTTCATAGATTATATAATTACGGACCTGATTGAAGCATGGAGTG CATTCATCGATATGCCAGAAATGGTTGGACATATGAGGCAAAACTACGAAAGGTGGAAAGAATATCAT GAACAAGGAATATCTTCTCTACGAGACGTGGAGCTGTTACAACAAACGCCGGAATTGGGGATTTATAAGTTACCTGGTTGTCAATAG
- the LOC117170102 gene encoding high affinity cAMP-specific and IBMX-insensitive 3',5'-cyclic phosphodiesterase 8 isoform X3: MEADESESQMDNNGWNVSDSSAFDQFMSSGDDLDYPVIGPQDVNPNWLSSNIPDTVRVLLVFGKEDQQLEVLASVARKINWHVSIAKNLDTAVQMFQNQFHDLVIIDHRGLHGQETCRALRSTNCHPSSVIIALVKKSFFKIADEKEGISAVRLLDVGFTRALMECSHNKILVNELLEIYTSAIRPKTQLAAAHALYLAVDRCRDMVHVTNEQHILQFANKVSEKLLGYKMEELVGTCLAEIITCEHFVLMDQQLQRGREFEGNMNCIRKTKDTITINCRIIPFCAYGRKPTHYIYVHDTTYLLENLGLGPTHMGFHQNPREEKSLRRGSFDVKSLGSDTQRRGSLAKLNLEAPITKVMILLNNAMSEATNPEVAMQIDKAIETLKSTELYAPVMKEDTKIVHDPVTSDLIGALISAPQYKDCRKSSHDSTGRISTVKLFSHGNIKTQAKTLRAPHEIDELLDMCMDWDFDIFKLEVLSGMRPLVFLGLTIMNQYQVAAELGCDERTLQNWLTVIEANYRSENSYHNSSHAADVLQAISKYMKSERLKPILNPLDEAAALLAAAAHDLDHPGRSSQFLCNSNNKLAILYNDLTVLESHHASLTFKLTLSDENVNIFKNLEREDYKMLRQNIIDMILATEMTKHFEHLAKFVNVCSTRGDTQSECYSDVDMSVLLLPENITLVKRMMIKCADVSNPTRPLRSCVEWTRRIAEEYFNQTDEEKVNKLPVVMPMFDRQTCSIPKSQIGFIDYIITDLIEAWSAFIDMPEMVGHMRQNYERWKEYHEQGISSLRDVELLQQTPELGIYKLPGCQ; this comes from the exons ATAGGACCTCAAGATGTTAATCCTAACTGGCTGAGCTCTAATATACCCGATACTGTTAGG GTTTTATTAGTATTCGGAAAGGAAGATCAGCAGTTAGAGGTTCTTGCTTCAGTAGCAAGAAAAATAAACTGGCATGTCTCGATTGCAAAAAATTTAGACACTGCAGTCCAGATGTTCCAAAATCAATTTCACGATTTAGTGATAATTGATCACAGAGGATTACATGGTCAAGAAACTTGCAG GGCCCTCAGGAGCACAAATTGCCATCCTAGTTCTGTTATCATAGCACTGGTAAAAAAGTC atttttcaagattgcaGATGAGAAGGAAGGAATTTCTGCTGTACGTTTATTGGACGTTGGATTTACTAGA gcCCTTATGGAGTGCTCCCATAACAAGATATTAGTAAATGAACTCTTAGAAATATATACAAGTGCGATCAGGCCAAAAACTCAACTCGCCGCCGCGCATGCGCTCTACTTAGCAGTTGACAGATGTAGGGATATGGTTCATGTAACAAATGAGCAACATATCTTGCAG TTTGCAAACAAAGTCAGTGAAAAATTACTGGGATACAAAATGGAAGAATTGGTTGGAACATGCCTAGCTGAGATTATAACGTGcgaacattttgttttaatggaTCAACAATTACAAAGGGGTCGTGAATTCGAAGGAAAcatgaattgtataagaaaaactAAGGACACGATTACCATAAATTGTAGGATAATACCATTCTGTGCATATGGAAG AAAACCAACGCATTACATTTACGTGCACGACACAacatatttgttggaaaatttaggATTAGGACCTACACACATGGGATTTCATCAAAATCCTAGAGAAGAGAAATCCTTAAGAAGAGGCTCTTTTGATGTCAAATCTCTCGGAAGCGACA CACAGAGGCGAGGTAGTTTGGCAAAATTGAATTTAGAAGCACCAATCACAAAAGTCATGATTCTGCTAAACAATGCCATGTCAGAAGCAACGAATCCAGAAGTCGCTATGCAAATAGACAAA gcaATTGAGACACTCAAAAGTACCGAATTATATGCACCAGTTATGAAGGAAGACACCAAAATAGTTCATGATCCTGTGACGTCAGACTTAATTGGAGCTTTGATTTCT gcaCCTCAATATAAAGATTGTCGAAAATCATCGCATGATTCTACTGGCAGAATATCAACAGTCAAGCTTTTTTCTCATGGAAATATCAAGACGCAagccaaaactttacgggctcctcACGAAATAGACGAATTACTTGATATGTGTATGGATTGGGATTTCGATATTTTCAAATTGGAGGTTTTGTCTGGCATGAG ACCTTTGGTTTTCTTAGGATTAACAATTATGAATCAGTATCAGGTGGCCGCCGAGCTTGGTTGTGATGAAAGGACACTGCAAAATTGGTTAACGGTAATAGAAGCCAATTATAGGTCAGAAAATAGTTATCACAATTCTTCCCATGCAGCTGACGTATTACAGGCtatatcaaaatacatgaaatctgaaagattaaaaccaattttaaatcctttggatgAAGCAGCAGCTCTCCTGGCTGCTGCTGCTCATGATCTTGATCATCCCGGAAGATCAAG CCAGTTTCTTTGTAATTCGAATAATAAATTGGCGATTTTATACAACGATCTTACGGTTCTGGAATCCCATCATGCATCACTGACATTCAAATTGACATTGTCAgatgaaaatgttaatattttcaag AATTTAGAGAGAGAAGATTACAAAATGTTGAGGCAAAATATTATAGATATGATTCTTGCGACTGAAATGACAAAACATTTTGAGCATCTAGCAAAATTCGTCAATGTCTGCAGCACTAGAGGAGATACACAGTCTGAG tgTTATTCAGACGTAGACATGTCTGTGCTCCTATTACCAGAAAATATCACCTTAGTAAAAAGGATGATGATCAAATGTGCAGATGTGTCAAATCCAACGCGACCCTTAAGAAGTTGTGTCGAATGGACGAGAAGAATTGCTGAAGAGTATTTCAATCAG ACTGATGAAGAAAAGGTTAACAAATTGCCAGTAGTAATGCCCATGTTTGACAGACAAACCTGCTCTATTCCTAAATCCCAAATAGGCTTCATAGATTATATAATTACGGACCTGATTGAAGCATGGAGTG CATTCATCGATATGCCAGAAATGGTTGGACATATGAGGCAAAACTACGAAAGGTGGAAAGAATATCAT GAACAAGGAATATCTTCTCTACGAGACGTGGAGCTGTTACAACAAACGCCGGAATTGGGGATTTATAAGTTACCTGGTTGTCAATAG